GAGTCCGATCACATCGCCTCCCGCCTCCGCAACCATTTCCAGCAAATGCGTTGCCCCGTGAGCGAAGTGGATGAGCGGCACGGTTTTCTTGACGCCGGCGATCACGTTCTTCTGGTGCGGCAGTACGAACTCGCGATAGTCGGCCGGCCCGAGGGCGCCGACCCAGGAATCGAAGAGCTGAACCACCTGCACTCCCGCATCGATCTGGGCGTCGAGGTAATTGATGATGACGCCGGTGAGATGCTCCATGAGCTTGTGCCATGTTTTGGGTTCGGCGAACATCATGGTCTTGGCATGCTCGTAGCTGCGAGATCCGCCGCCCTCGATCATATAGGAGGCAAGCGTGAACGGAGCGCCGGAGAAACCGATAAGCGGAACCTTATTGCTCAACTCCTTCAGTACGATCTTGATGGCGGTCATGAGATAGGCGATCTGGCTGGTCGAGTCAATGGGCTTCAACTTCAACACGTCCGCCATGGTGCGCACCGGGTTGTGGATCACCGGGCCTTCGCCTTTTGCAAACTCAAGGCCGATGCCCATGGGCTCGAGCGGCAGCAGGATGTCGGCAAAAATGATCGCCGCGTCGATCTCATAGCGGCGCACCGGCTGGATTGTCACCTCGGCCGCTACCTCGGGCGTCTTGCACATCTCAAGGAAGGTATGCTTTGAACGGATCTCGCGGTATTCCGGCAAATACCTCCCTGCCTGGCGCATCATCCATACCGGGGTGCAGTCCACCGGTTCACGTCTGCATGCCTTTAAGAACCTGTCTGCTCTGGACATTAATAATCTCCTGAAAGTGAGGGTCTATTCTGCCGCAGCGAGTAATGAGAGCGCATGGGAGAGCACGCAACCTTTTTTCGCAGCGGACCAATGAGTGCATACTATAGTATTTTATGAAGCAAAACTCAAGAAATTTTTCCCATACCGGTATGGACCGGGCCCTTGATCTGTCCTGGTCGCCCGGGTTTTTCAAATCGTAATATCGGCCGAATCTCGGCCGAGGGTTGCAATGGGCAAGGCATTGTGCTATTCTTTACCTTAATAAAGCAGCGTTCCGGAGGTGGCAGCATGGGAAATGATGAGGAGGAAAAGATCGTCGCCAGGTTCAGGGACGGCAGGCTTATGAAAGGCTTTGTGAGGGATTTCAATATAGAGTCGGACACGGTCATCCTGCGCGACCGGGAAAAGAACACGGAAAGCCGCGTCCCGATTGAGGAACTGAAGGCGCTTTTTTTCGTCAAGAACTTTGAAGGCTCCAGCAAATATGTCGAACGGAAGGTTTTCGGGATCAGAAAGAACCTGGGACGGAAGGTTTTTATCAAGTTCATCGACAAAGAATCACTGGTCGGGTTCATCGAGGGGGAGATTCCCTGGGACAAGGGATTCTCCCTGGCCAAGCTTGGCAAGAAGGCCAAGGGGTTTTTCCTCACCCCCGTTGACGGAGACAGCAATAATGAAAGGGTCTTTGTCGTGGGGAGCGCGATTGACAACGTCACGATCATGGTGACGTGAGGGACGGTGCCGACTGATATTCGAACCATGAACGGGGAAGCGGCAGTAGGTCCGCAGATGATGAAGGTAAAATCGATCAAGCCAGGAATAATTTCTGGCTTTTTTCGTCAAAGGCGATCATTGCGTTCCTTGCTTTGGTGTGATACTTCGGCGCGGTTTCGGCATGAGATCAGTTTAACGCTCAGTCGAGCCCGCGGGACGGGTCCTTGACGAATAACAACAGCAGAACAAACCATCCCGATACTCCTGTCAGGCTGTCCCGACGGGAGAGGATGCTCCGCGCAAATGCTCTTCCCACCTGCTGTAATTCGTTCTTGTCATCAAACTGCTTGTTGGAATATAATAATAGTGGACATTAGAATTTTGCTTCAAGGAGGGTATTCTCGTGGGAAGGTACGACGATCTTTATCAGAAGAGCCTCAACGATCCCGAGGGGTTCTGGGGCGAGGCGGCAAAGGGCATTACCTGGAGCAAAAAGTGGGACAGGGTCCTTGACGATTCCAACACGCCGTTCACCCGGTGGTTCTCCGGCGGAGAGATGAATACCTGCTTCAACGCCCTTGACCGTCATGTGCATGACGGGAGGGGCGATCAGGTCGCGCTTATCTATGACAGCCCGGTCACCAAGACCATCCAGAAATTTACCTATCATGAACTTCTTGACCAGGTCGCGCGGTTTGCCGGCGCCTTGAAGGATTTGGTTGTCACAAGAGGCACCACGGTCATCATCTATATGCCGATGATCCCGCAGGCGGTCATTGCCATGCTTGCCTGCGCGCGACTGGGCGCTGTTCATTCCGTGGTCTTCGGCGGGTTTGCCCCCCATGAGCTCGCCATCAGGATCAATGACGCAAAGCCGAAGATACTCATCTCCGCCTCCGGCGCGGTCGAGGTCGCCCGGCTCATTGAGTACAAGCCCATGATCGATAAGGCCATCGAAGAGGCAGAGCATAAGCCGGAGAAGTGCATCATCTTCCAGAGGCCCATGCTCAAGGCAACGATGAACACCGGACGCGATCTGGACTGGGACGAGCTGATGGGCAGGGCCAGGCCGACAGACTGCACGCCCGTTAAGGCGACCGATCCGCTGTATATCCTCTATACCTCCGGTACGACCGGTAAACCCAAGGGCGTGGTCCGGGACAACGGCGGCCATGCCGTTGCGCTTCACTGGAGTATGGAGCACATCTACGGGGTAAAGCCCGGCGAAGTCTTCTGGGCAGCGTCGGATGTGGGATGGGTGGTGGGTCATTCCTACATTGTTTACGGCCCGCTGCTCGCCGGCTGCACCACGATCATCTATGAGGGAAAATCCGTGGGCACTCCCGATGCCGGCGCCTTCTGGCGGGTCCTTTCCCAGCACAACGTGAAGGCGCTCTTTACCGCCCCCACGGCCTTCCGCGCCATCAAGAAGGAAGATCCCCGGGGAGAGTTCGTCCAGCAATACGATCTCTCGAACTTCAAATACCTCTTCCTCGCCGGCGAGCGGCTCGATCCTGATACGTACCACTGGGCGCACGATCTGCTTAAAAAGCCCGTGATCGACCATTGGTGGCAGACCGAGACGGGCTGGCCTATTACGGCGAACTGCATGGGCATCGAGGAATTTTCCGTGAAGCCCGGTTCTTCCACCAGGCCGGTGCCGGGTTATAATGTGCAGATCCTGAATAGCAGCGGCAAGCGGGTCGGGCCGAAGGAGACGGGCCTCGTGACCATGAAGCTCCCCCTTCCTCCGGGCACCCTTCTTACGTTATGGCAGGCTGATGAACGATTCAAGGAATCCTACTGCAAAACCTACCCCGGTTATTATTTCACGAGTGACGGCGGGTATATTGATGAGGACGGGTATGTCTATATCATGGGACGCGTGGATGACGTGATCAACGTGGCGGGCCACCGGCTCTCGACGGGCGAGATGGAGGAGGTGGTTTCAACGCACAAGGATGTAGCCGAATGCGCTGTCATCGGAGTGCACGATGATCTCAAGGGCCAGCTGCCGCTCGGACTTGTGGTGCTGAAGGCGGGCGTGGACACCAGCAGTGAAGACATCAGAAAAGAGCTGTCCTTCATGGTCAGGAACACCATCGGCCCCATCGCCTGCTACAAGGAGACCTGTGTGGTGAAGCGCCTGCCGAAGACGCGGTCCGGCAAGATCCTGCGCAGCACCATGCGCAAGATCGCCGATGGCGAGATCTATGTCATGCCGTCCACCATTGACGACCCCGCGACGCTGACCGAGATCGAAGAGGTGCTCAGGAAAGTGGGTTATGCGCATAAGCCGTGAAGGGAAGATGAGAAGGCAAGGGGGGGAAGGTAAGAATTGGAATATCGCTTTTTCTCAATGTGCTGTCGAGAGTGATTTGCTCAGGCTGCAGGACCTTGATCCAGGACGTCACGAACCTTGCGGAGGAACGCGTTCGGGGAAAAGGGTTTTGAGATGAATTCTGTTGCGCTGTCCAGGATGCCTTTCTTGTGGATAATATTCGCCGTATATCCGCTCATGAAGAGCGCCTTGATGTCCGGATTCAGACCCCTGATCTCCGCATACACCTCTTTCCCGTTCTTGCCAGGCATGATGACATCGAGGATGAGGAGGGAGATCCCGTGATGTGATTTATACACGTCAACAGCGTCCGTGCCGTTTTCCGCAACGATCACGTGGTAGCCGAATTCCTCAAGGATATTCTTTGCCAGGTCCCTTACCATGACAGCATCTTCCGCGAGAAGGATGGTCTCCGTGCCTCCGGTTACGGGCGGCAGAACAGCGGTCGCGAGTTCCTCTGGCTCTTGTTCAATGACCGGTAGATATATTTTAAAGGTCGTGCCTTTCCCCGGCTCGCTGTATACGTTGATGTAGCCGTTGTGTTGCTTGATGATCCCGTACACCATGGACAGCCCAAGACCCGTGCCCTTTCCCACCTCCTTCGTGGTATAAAACGGCTCAAATATTTTTTCCTTTGTCTTTGCGTCCATGCCCTTTCCCGTGTCCGTCACGGAAATGAGCATGTATTTTCCAGGCGCTGCAAAAATATGCCGCCGCACGTAGTCGTTGTCAAATTCCACCAGCTCGGTCTCGATGATGAGCGAACCGCCGTCCGGCATGGCGTCCCTCGCGTTCGTGGCAAGGTTCATGAGCACCTGATCGAGCTGGCCGGTGTCGGACATGACCGATGCTTCCCGGGTCGCGAGAAACAGTTTCAGCTCAATATCTTCGCTGATCACCCTGGTCAGGATCTTCTCCAGATGCTTGACGACCTCGCTCAGCCGAACGGGTTTCGGGTTGATGATCTGTTTTCTGCTGAAGGCAAGGAGGTTCTGGGTGAGGTTCGTCGCCCGCTCCGCGGCTGAAAGCACCTGTTCGACGTAACCGCGGGTCGCGCTGTCTGTTTCAGTCTTCTTGAGCAAGAGGCTGCCATAGCCGACAATGACAGTCAGGATATTGTTAAAATCGTGCGCCACGCCGCCGGCGAGAAGGCCCACCGCCTCCATCTTCTGCGCCTGGAAAAGCTGGGCTTCGAGGTTCTTCTTCTCCGTAATGTCGCGAAGGACGGCGTCGGACATCAGGAAGGCTCCGTCCTTGTCATAGATCGCCTTGGACCTGATGAATACGGGAATGCGCCTGCCGTCTTTTGCGAGGAGGGTGATCTCACCTTCGAAGAAGCCGTTGGTTTTCAGGGCCTCCATCTTCCGGGCGCACGTATCCCGCTCCTCAGGTACGATCAGATCCTTCAAGGCATATCCGATG
The Nitrospirota bacterium DNA segment above includes these coding regions:
- the hemE gene encoding uroporphyrinogen decarboxylase produces the protein MSRADRFLKACRREPVDCTPVWMMRQAGRYLPEYREIRSKHTFLEMCKTPEVAAEVTIQPVRRYEIDAAIIFADILLPLEPMGIGLEFAKGEGPVIHNPVRTMADVLKLKPIDSTSQIAYLMTAIKIVLKELSNKVPLIGFSGAPFTLASYMIEGGGSRSYEHAKTMMFAEPKTWHKLMEHLTGVIINYLDAQIDAGVQVVQLFDSWVGALGPADYREFVLPHQKNVIAGVKKTVPLIHFAHGATHLLEMVAEAGGDVIGLDWRCNLDEAWKRVGYDKAVQGNIDPISLFGSKEFIRKRTREILDRAGNRNGHIMNLGHGILQQTPLDHAAEFINATHELSKR
- a CDS encoding propionyl-CoA synthetase, whose protein sequence is MGRYDDLYQKSLNDPEGFWGEAAKGITWSKKWDRVLDDSNTPFTRWFSGGEMNTCFNALDRHVHDGRGDQVALIYDSPVTKTIQKFTYHELLDQVARFAGALKDLVVTRGTTVIIYMPMIPQAVIAMLACARLGAVHSVVFGGFAPHELAIRINDAKPKILISASGAVEVARLIEYKPMIDKAIEEAEHKPEKCIIFQRPMLKATMNTGRDLDWDELMGRARPTDCTPVKATDPLYILYTSGTTGKPKGVVRDNGGHAVALHWSMEHIYGVKPGEVFWAASDVGWVVGHSYIVYGPLLAGCTTIIYEGKSVGTPDAGAFWRVLSQHNVKALFTAPTAFRAIKKEDPRGEFVQQYDLSNFKYLFLAGERLDPDTYHWAHDLLKKPVIDHWWQTETGWPITANCMGIEEFSVKPGSSTRPVPGYNVQILNSSGKRVGPKETGLVTMKLPLPPGTLLTLWQADERFKESYCKTYPGYYFTSDGGYIDEDGYVYIMGRVDDVINVAGHRLSTGEMEEVVSTHKDVAECAVIGVHDDLKGQLPLGLVVLKAGVDTSSEDIRKELSFMVRNTIGPIACYKETCVVKRLPKTRSGKILRSTMRKIADGEIYVMPSTIDDPATLTEIEEVLRKVGYAHKP